The following DNA comes from Thermoanaerobaculia bacterium.
TCGATCTGCGCGGCGTGGTGGTTGACGACCGAGATCCTCTCCTCCCGGAGCAGCCCGGCGAGGTTCATCGTCGTCAGGTCGTCCTCGACGAAGCGCGCGCCGTCGGGAACGCGTTCGCGCGACCCCGTCGCGAGGTTGTCGACGACGACCACGCGGTGGCCGTCGCGCAGGTACGCGGCCGCCACGTGGCTGCCGATGAACCCGGCGCCTCCCGTGACGAGGACGTTCAGCTTCTCTTCAGCGCTCATTTCTTCTTCTTTCCCTTCCCTTTTCCCGCGGATTTGCGTCGGCCACGCTCAACGATCGCGCGGGCGCGTTCGGAGCCGGAGCGCCCGATCGGCTCGAACTTCTTCCCGTTGAAGGCATTATAGGAGACGAAGAAGTGCTCGATCTCGGAGACGAGGCTTTCGTCGAGGTCGTCGAGCTCCTCGACGGCGTCCCACGCGCGCGACTTTTCGGCGACCGCGATCAGGCGGTCGTTCCGCTTCTTCTTTCCCTTCCGGCTCTCCTCGGCCTCGATCACGCCGACGAGACGCGCGCGGACGAGGCAGCCGGGGAACGCGCGCTCGTCCATCAGCAAGAGCACGTCCAGCGGATCGCCGTCCCCGCCGCGGGTCGACGGAACGAACCCGAAGTCGAAAGGAAAGACCGCGCCCGCGGGAAGCACGCTCTTGAGCCGGAACAACCCGCGGGCGTCGTCCCAGGAGTACTTGTTGCGGCTCCCCTTCGGCGTCTCGACCACGGCGAGGAGATCGCCGTCGTCGTCGAACGGAGCGAGCTTCATCGGAACCCGGAGCTGGCAAGAATCGTTCCACGGGCGGCCGAATTGCATGGGAGGAG
Coding sequences within:
- a CDS encoding inorganic diphosphatase is translated as MPDSAEPDPLDGDDRPGRAAAGAALEGNVVAHQPPPMQFGRPWNDSCQLRVPMKLAPFDDDGDLLAVVETPKGSRNKYSWDDARGLFRLKSVLPAGAVFPFDFGFVPSTRGGDGDPLDVLLLMDERAFPGCLVRARLVGVIEAEESRKGKKKRNDRLIAVAEKSRAWDAVEELDDLDESLVSEIEHFFVSYNAFNGKKFEPIGRSGSERARAIVERGRRKSAGKGKGKKKK